One genomic segment of Aliarcobacter cibarius includes these proteins:
- a CDS encoding MBL fold metallo-hydrolase translates to MNIKVHPMGDYGTNCYIVTIDDKDFIIDPGVGATAWIKQNVENPVAVLNTHGHFDHIWSNQEVKELFNIKLYVPKDDEFMLTLNPYNLGMPPSYADILVNSDEELEIAGVKVKFHHFPGHTPGCSVIEINKTLFSGDFIFSGTIGRFDFPMSNEKDMKKSLQKILKWEDNYHIYPGHGSKTTLNNEIQTIKQWEKYIKA, encoded by the coding sequence ATGAATATAAAAGTTCATCCTATGGGTGATTATGGGACTAATTGTTATATTGTTACTATTGACGATAAAGATTTTATAATTGATCCAGGAGTTGGTGCTACTGCTTGGATTAAACAAAATGTTGAAAATCCTGTTGCTGTGTTAAATACTCATGGGCATTTTGATCATATTTGGTCTAATCAAGAGGTAAAGGAACTTTTTAATATAAAACTTTATGTACCAAAAGATGATGAATTTATGTTGACTTTAAATCCTTATAATCTAGGAATGCCTCCATCTTATGCAGATATTTTGGTAAATTCTGATGAAGAACTTGAAATTGCTGGTGTTAAAGTAAAATTTCATCATTTTCCAGGACATACTCCAGGATGTAGTGTAATAGAGATAAATAAAACACTTTTTAGTGGAGACTTTATATTTAGTGGAACTATTGGAAGGTTTGATTTTCCTATGTCAAATGAAAAAGATATGAAAAAAAGTCTTCAAAAAATATTAAAATGGGAAGATAATTATCATATCTATCCAGGTCATGGTTCGAAAACAACCTTAAATAATGAGATTCAAACTATTAAGCAGTGGGAAAAATATATAAAGGCTTGA
- a CDS encoding ferritin-like domain-containing protein: MDYFSTLEAILIENVAENKFRMFNEFYECFLKNDISFDNNYQAPVLNNPSYSSFLNTIKPTALPPIKNFKSIEGKKYLVHTILHIEYSAIDLALDAALRYQNMPIEYYKDWLEVANDEIRHFLMLERLLKELGGFYGEFDVHKNLFEAMQQTPDFLSRMACVPRYLEANGLDQNPKIMQKLNSNKDEFNVKFIKALEIILDEEVEHVRKGDFWFKYECKRLNLDPINTYYKAIERIFPGSTRRKMDLNFIARKEAGFSCDELKFLSKKDDCY; encoded by the coding sequence ATGGATTATTTTTCTACTCTTGAAGCTATTTTGATTGAGAATGTAGCAGAAAATAAATTTAGAATGTTCAATGAATTTTACGAATGTTTTTTAAAAAATGATATAAGTTTTGATAATAATTATCAAGCACCAGTATTAAATAATCCATCATATTCAAGTTTTCTTAATACTATAAAACCAACTGCTTTACCACCAATTAAAAATTTCAAATCAATTGAAGGAAAAAAATATTTAGTTCATACAATTTTACACATTGAATACAGTGCAATTGATTTAGCACTAGATGCAGCTTTGAGATACCAAAATATGCCAATTGAATATTATAAAGATTGGTTAGAAGTGGCAAATGATGAAATTAGACATTTTCTAATGTTAGAAAGACTACTAAAAGAATTAGGTGGCTTTTATGGAGAATTTGATGTTCATAAAAATCTTTTTGAAGCTATGCAACAAACTCCCGATTTTCTAAGTAGGATGGCTTGTGTTCCTAGATATTTAGAAGCAAATGGACTCGATCAAAATCCGAAAATAATGCAAAAACTAAATTCAAATAAAGATGAATTTAATGTGAAATTTATAAAAGCTCTAGAGATTATTTTAGACGAAGAAGTTGAACATGTTCGAAAAGGTGATTTTTGGTTTAAATATGAATGTAAAAGGTTAAATCTTGACCCAATAAATACATATTATAAAGCTATTGAAAGAATTTTTCCAGGTAGTACACGAAGAAAAATGGATTTAAATTTTATTGCTAGAAAAGAAGCTGGTTTTTCGTGTGATGAACTTAAATTTTTATCAAAAAAAGACGATTGTTACTAA
- the dnaJ gene encoding molecular chaperone DnaJ, whose translation MVEIDYYELLEIERNADKTVIKKAYRKLAMQYHPDKNPGNSEAEEKFKAINEAYQVLSDDEKRAIYDRYGKAGLEGHGQRGAGGFGGFDDLGSIFEEMFGFGRSQRRERKTYNYNLDMVFDLTLEFNEAVFGCKKDISYKYKTSCKPCSGTGAKDGKLENCRTCAGQGQVHSRQGFMTFAQTCPTCAGSGKAKVNACKSCNGLGYEEQSDNFKVDIPEGINDGMRMRVSNKGNIAPNGQRGDLYLQIKVKEDSHFVRHDDDIYFEAPIFFTQVALGAKIKVPSLRGELELEIPKGAKDKQQFTFRNEGVKSAQGYGKGDLIVQIKIEYPKSLNEEQKELLHKLQESFGVESTPHETKFEGMFDKVKKWFS comes from the coding sequence TTGGTTGAAATTGACTATTATGAATTATTAGAAATAGAGAGAAATGCTGATAAAACTGTTATAAAAAAGGCATATAGAAAACTAGCTATGCAATATCATCCAGATAAAAACCCAGGGAATAGTGAAGCTGAAGAAAAATTTAAAGCGATAAATGAAGCCTATCAAGTTTTAAGTGATGATGAAAAAAGAGCTATCTATGATAGATACGGAAAAGCTGGTCTTGAAGGACATGGTCAAAGAGGCGCAGGAGGATTTGGCGGTTTTGATGATCTAGGTTCTATTTTTGAAGAGATGTTTGGATTTGGAAGAAGCCAAAGAAGAGAAAGAAAGACATATAACTACAATTTAGATATGGTTTTTGATTTAACTTTAGAATTTAATGAAGCTGTATTTGGATGTAAAAAAGATATTAGTTATAAATATAAAACTTCTTGTAAACCTTGTAGTGGAACAGGTGCTAAAGATGGTAAGTTGGAAAACTGTAGAACTTGTGCTGGACAAGGTCAAGTTCATTCAAGACAAGGATTCATGACTTTTGCTCAAACTTGTCCTACTTGTGCTGGAAGTGGAAAAGCTAAAGTAAACGCTTGTAAATCATGCAATGGTTTAGGATATGAAGAGCAAAGTGATAATTTCAAAGTTGATATTCCAGAAGGAATAAATGATGGAATGAGAATGAGAGTTTCAAATAAAGGAAATATCGCTCCAAATGGTCAAAGAGGAGATTTATATCTTCAAATAAAAGTAAAAGAAGATAGTCATTTTGTAAGACACGATGATGATATCTATTTTGAAGCTCCTATTTTCTTCACACAAGTAGCTTTAGGTGCAAAAATAAAAGTTCCATCTTTAAGAGGTGAACTTGAGCTTGAAATTCCAAAAGGTGCTAAAGATAAACAACAATTTACTTTTAGAAATGAGGGAGTTAAATCAGCTCAAGGATATGGAAAAGGCGATTTAATAGTTCAAATAAAAATTGAATATCCAAAAAGCTTAAATGAAGAACAAAAAGAGTTACTTCACAAACTTCAAGAAAGCTTCGGAGTTGAAAGTACTCCTCATGAAACAAAATTTGAAGGAATGTTTGACAAAGTTAAAAAATGGTTTTCATAA
- a CDS encoding GGDEF domain-containing protein: protein MQYSCELIINENDKLKVSDLDKSALNIFEYLKLHHNINAIKIDISKKDIKENIFSLFDLDTNYIEFSMEFSQNIDTKIIFIFLLRDENEKELVLQDFDKIKMSLNLFSQSLYNKYMEKTINDLSLIDPVTSSYNRTYLNNYVSNLLSLSNREQKKVAFIKIGIDHFKAVLDEFDYEVGDKVLKALANSLKSSVRESDIVIKISNDEFLVILLNVISDTNAVMIAEKLISNFSKESVIVNESNKQTLMKTICGGISIFPDNATTIEEIIKKSDIALYEARNRGRGKVFLFNDEETNKIDLF, encoded by the coding sequence ATGCAGTATTCTTGTGAATTAATAATAAATGAAAATGATAAGTTGAAAGTTTCAGACTTAGACAAAAGTGCTTTAAATATTTTTGAATATTTAAAACTACATCACAACATAAATGCTATAAAAATAGATATTTCTAAAAAAGATATAAAAGAAAACATTTTTTCTTTATTTGATTTAGATACAAATTATATTGAATTTTCTATGGAATTTTCACAAAATATTGACACTAAAATTATATTTATTTTTTTACTAAGAGATGAAAACGAAAAAGAATTAGTTTTACAAGATTTTGATAAGATAAAAATGTCTTTAAATCTTTTTTCACAATCTTTATATAATAAATATATGGAAAAGACAATAAATGATTTATCTTTAATTGATCCAGTTACTAGTTCGTACAATCGTACTTATTTAAATAATTATGTTTCAAATTTATTAAGTCTTTCAAATAGGGAACAAAAAAAAGTAGCTTTTATAAAAATTGGAATAGATCACTTTAAAGCTGTACTTGATGAATTTGATTATGAAGTTGGTGATAAAGTTTTAAAAGCTTTGGCAAATTCATTGAAAAGTAGTGTGAGAGAATCTGATATTGTAATAAAAATTTCAAATGATGAATTTTTAGTAATTTTATTAAATGTTATTTCTGATACAAATGCTGTTATGATTGCTGAAAAATTAATAAGTAATTTTAGTAAAGAAAGTGTAATTGTAAATGAATCAAATAAACAAACTTTAATGAAAACAATTTGTGGAGGAATATCAATTTTTCCAGATAATGCAACAACAATAGAGGAAATAATAAAAAAATCTGATATTGCGCTCTATGAAGCTAGAAATAGAGGTAGAGGGAAAGTTTTTTTATTTAATGATGAAGAAACAAATAAAATAGATTTATTTTAG
- the recR gene encoding recombination mediator RecR, with the protein MNRGLEKFYELVEAFESLPTVGKKSALRLAYHIVMNDNYCGIKLAHSIENALKNITKCKRCGSMSEHEICEFCLDESRVGEKLCIVQSAKDIFIIEDSKTFDGRYFVIDELEQDKINLLENFIINNGVKSILFAITPSIANDAFILFIESKLKNYDLQFTKIAQGVPTGVSLENVDILSLSKAIQSRVEI; encoded by the coding sequence ATGAATAGAGGACTAGAAAAATTTTATGAATTAGTTGAAGCTTTTGAATCGCTTCCTACTGTAGGTAAAAAATCAGCACTGAGGCTTGCATATCATATTGTAATGAATGATAATTACTGTGGTATAAAACTTGCCCATAGTATCGAGAATGCTCTCAAAAATATTACTAAATGTAAAAGATGTGGTTCTATGAGTGAGCATGAAATTTGTGAGTTTTGCCTAGATGAAAGTAGAGTTGGAGAAAAACTTTGTATTGTTCAAAGCGCCAAAGATATTTTTATTATTGAAGATTCAAAAACATTTGATGGAAGATATTTTGTAATTGATGAATTAGAACAAGATAAAATAAATCTTCTTGAAAATTTTATAATAAACAATGGTGTAAAAAGTATATTATTTGCTATAACACCATCTATTGCAAACGATGCATTTATATTGTTTATTGAGAGTAAATTAAAAAATTATGATCTTCAGTTTACAAAAATAGCCCAAGGTGTTCCTACTGGAGTTAGTTTGGAAAATGTTGATATATTATCCCTGTCAAAAGCTATACAAAGTAGGGTAGAGATTTAA